A region from the Bacteroidota bacterium genome encodes:
- a CDS encoding NAD-dependent epimerase/dehydratase family protein, with amino-acid sequence MKVFLTGASGFIGNQILRRLLADGHEVTVLVHSRAVEPIPGFTFREVRGHLTDPEELTHLMAGHEAVIHSAGLISFRKRDKARLFETNTMGTRSVVLACKLSGVKRLIHVGTVAALGASPVHGFYKPTYPYNLKSLRVNYSITKYLADQEVMRGFYEGLETIILSPGNVIGPGDIHRSNLSHFKAGRAPLPVSPAGGVSVVDVRDVADVSVMALTGGVPGSRYVLSAETTTYAGYLDLIGGRRGRVILPRWLNLALGYGAELISSVTGLRLPLTIEKGRLSGYYFWFDGSETARTFQFTYRPIRISVKDSLDWYMKQGVLS; translated from the coding sequence ATGAAAGTCTTTCTTACAGGTGCATCCGGATTTATCGGAAACCAGATTCTACGCCGGTTGCTGGCAGACGGGCATGAGGTTACCGTGCTGGTGCATTCCCGGGCTGTGGAACCCATTCCCGGTTTTACTTTCAGGGAAGTCAGAGGCCATCTGACCGATCCGGAGGAATTGACACACCTCATGGCTGGTCATGAGGCCGTGATTCATTCTGCCGGACTGATTTCTTTCAGAAAGCGTGACAAGGCCCGTCTGTTCGAAACAAATACCATGGGAACCCGGTCGGTTGTTCTTGCCTGTAAGCTGTCCGGCGTAAAACGTTTGATTCATGTGGGAACCGTGGCGGCGCTGGGAGCAAGTCCGGTCCACGGTTTTTACAAACCCACCTATCCTTACAACCTGAAATCTCTTCGGGTAAACTATTCCATCACCAAGTATCTGGCTGACCAGGAAGTGATGCGGGGTTTCTACGAAGGATTGGAAACCATCATTCTGAGTCCGGGCAATGTCATTGGTCCCGGTGATATTCACCGGTCGAATCTGTCGCATTTCAAAGCGGGAAGGGCCCCTTTGCCCGTTTCACCTGCCGGTGGTGTATCGGTGGTGGATGTGCGAGATGTGGCCGATGTATCGGTCATGGCACTGACCGGAGGCGTTCCCGGATCCAGATATGTGCTGTCTGCGGAAACAACGACCTATGCGGGCTACCTTGACCTGATTGGCGGAAGGCGGGGACGAGTGATCTTACCCCGTTGGCTGAATCTTGCGTTGGGATATGGAGCCGAACTGATCAGTTCGGTAACGGGCTTACGCCTGCCGCTGACCATTGAAAAGGGACGGCTCTCCGGGTATTATTTCTGGTTCGATGGATCAGAGACCGCCCGTACCTTTCAGTTTACCTACAGACCAATCCGGATTTCAGTGAAAGATTCTCTGGACTGGTACATGAAACAGGGAGTTCTATCTTAA
- a CDS encoding outer membrane beta-barrel protein, whose amino-acid sequence MKKVLFVLALVAVASVATAQSAGKYGFNVAYGGGGSNIAVTYHLSDMLALRPGLGYTSNDNGTTVSTRFTVGSDVLYYLSNADGMGMYVGGGFSYVAKSTDKPETSDSEMDFKGLLGFQYALNAKLGVYGEVAFSYTSLSGDSGDSSSLGTKNSGVGLIFYLN is encoded by the coding sequence TGTAGCATCTGTTGCAACTGCCCAATCGGCCGGTAAATATGGTTTCAACGTTGCTTATGGCGGCGGTGGAAGCAATATCGCGGTTACTTACCACCTGAGTGATATGCTTGCTCTTCGCCCGGGTCTTGGATATACCTCAAATGACAATGGTACAACTGTTTCCACAAGATTTACGGTAGGTTCTGATGTACTTTACTATCTGAGCAATGCCGATGGAATGGGCATGTATGTTGGTGGCGGATTCAGTTATGTTGCCAAGTCGACTGACAAACCTGAAACATCAGATTCAGAAATGGATTTCAAAGGATTACTTGGCTTCCAATATGCCCTGAATGCTAAATTGGGTGTATATGGAGAAGTTGCCTTCTCCTACACTTCTCTCTCTGGAGACAGTGGTGATTCCAGTTCTCTGGGTACAAAAAACTCAGGTGTTGGTCTGATTTTCTATCTGAACTGA
- a CDS encoding ATP-dependent helicase — translation MKTYRIRSDVRQTPQTETLLAGLNPQQAAAVCHGTGPAMIIAGAGTGKTNTLVHRVAWLIARENRPDQILLLTFTRKAADQMLNRVAQLVTTPRPVAGGTFHATCNLILREFGGSIGYPPGFTILDQPDAQDRIDVIRSGLLKNFPKTRFPKKATLFDLFSTHRNTHTPLDELVSRDYPQFVPTLELIVKLFQDYQTMKRRFALADYDDLLFLTRDLIETVPSVRETLHNRYRHILVDEYQDTNPVQADLVEAIAGKTGNLMVVGDDAQSIYKFRGADFKNFLEFPVRFTQAAVYKLEENYRSTQSILDVANAVMAQATEKFDKVLFTRKPSGTLPAIIQAPDDSFQNQFIVSKILDLRESGVGLNQIAVLFRNARNSYSLELELNAHQIPYEKRGGNKFSESAHIRDLIAFLRLSVNPKDIVSWNRILTMVDGIGPKNAETILQQLENETDPARLQLSPRYAIQVKSMLGLVAGLAAEEPLSDKIERLTGFYQPLFEKRYSEDYPKRQKDLDAFQAIASTFRDTQDFLMHLALEPVDFSQTDTLATTPDEPPLILSTIHSSKGLEWHTVILMDVLDGVLPSTFSLDDQESLDEELRLFYVAVTRAREELYLVYPAVQYHRQFNDYFSRPSRFIDSLPANLTESWVLETGDPEPPKGLTE, via the coding sequence ATGAAAACATACCGGATCCGGTCGGATGTACGCCAGACCCCGCAAACCGAGACGTTGCTCGCCGGACTGAATCCGCAACAGGCGGCTGCTGTTTGTCATGGAACCGGTCCTGCCATGATTATTGCCGGTGCAGGTACCGGTAAGACCAATACCCTCGTTCACCGGGTGGCCTGGCTGATTGCACGTGAAAACCGGCCCGACCAGATCCTGCTACTGACCTTTACCCGTAAGGCCGCCGATCAGATGCTGAACCGGGTGGCTCAACTGGTGACGACCCCCCGTCCGGTCGCAGGAGGAACCTTTCACGCCACCTGTAACCTGATTCTGAGGGAGTTTGGCGGTTCCATCGGCTATCCGCCCGGATTTACCATTCTGGATCAGCCCGATGCGCAAGACCGGATCGATGTGATCCGCAGTGGCTTGCTGAAAAATTTCCCAAAAACGCGGTTTCCCAAAAAGGCCACGCTTTTCGATCTGTTTTCCACACACCGGAATACCCACACACCGCTGGATGAACTGGTGTCGCGCGATTATCCGCAGTTCGTTCCCACTCTGGAACTGATTGTGAAACTGTTTCAGGACTATCAGACCATGAAACGGCGGTTTGCACTGGCCGATTATGACGATCTGCTTTTTCTGACCCGTGATCTCATTGAAACGGTACCATCGGTTCGTGAAACCCTTCACAACCGGTATCGCCATATTCTGGTGGATGAATACCAGGATACCAATCCGGTACAGGCCGATCTGGTCGAAGCCATCGCCGGAAAAACCGGGAATCTCATGGTAGTGGGCGATGATGCCCAGTCCATCTATAAATTCCGCGGAGCCGATTTTAAGAATTTTCTGGAGTTTCCTGTCAGATTCACACAGGCAGCGGTTTACAAACTCGAAGAAAATTACCGGTCCACCCAATCCATTCTCGATGTGGCGAATGCGGTCATGGCGCAGGCTACCGAGAAGTTCGACAAGGTTTTATTTACACGTAAACCTTCAGGAACGCTGCCGGCCATTATTCAGGCACCCGATGACAGTTTCCAGAATCAGTTTATCGTATCCAAAATCCTCGATCTGCGTGAATCGGGCGTGGGACTTAATCAGATAGCGGTCCTTTTCCGCAATGCCAGAAACTCCTATTCGCTCGAACTGGAACTGAATGCCCATCAGATCCCCTATGAAAAGCGGGGAGGAAATAAGTTTTCCGAATCGGCCCACATCCGAGATCTGATTGCCTTTTTGCGCCTGTCGGTGAATCCGAAAGACATTGTGTCCTGGAACCGCATTCTCACCATGGTCGATGGAATCGGTCCAAAGAATGCCGAAACCATTCTGCAGCAGCTCGAAAACGAAACCGATCCGGCCCGGTTGCAACTCTCGCCTCGGTATGCCATTCAGGTCAAAAGCATGCTGGGGTTGGTGGCGGGTCTTGCTGCAGAAGAGCCACTTTCAGATAAAATTGAACGACTCACGGGCTTTTATCAGCCATTGTTCGAGAAACGTTATTCTGAAGACTATCCGAAACGCCAGAAGGATCTGGATGCTTTTCAGGCCATTGCCTCCACTTTCAGAGATACCCAGGATTTTCTGATGCATCTGGCGCTGGAACCGGTCGATTTTTCCCAGACTGATACGCTGGCCACCACCCCCGATGAACCCCCGCTGATTCTTTCCACCATTCATTCCTCAAAGGGACTGGAATGGCATACAGTGATTCTGATGGATGTGCTCGATGGGGTCCTTCCATCCACCTTCAGTCTGGATGATCAGGAATCACTCGATGAAGAACTGAGGCTGTTTTATGTGGCTGTGACCCGGGCAAGGGAAGAACTGTATCTGGTTTATCCAGCCGTACAGTACCACCGTCAATTCAATGATTATTTCAGCCGGCCATCCCGGTTTATTGATTCCTTGCCAGCGAACCTGACCGAATCCTGGGTGCTCGAAACCGGAGACCCTGAACCCCCGAAAGGATTAACCGAATGA
- a CDS encoding acetyl-CoA carboxylase biotin carboxyl carrier protein subunit codes for MNYLVTIRDKVYSFTVTGFLKTSEPGDLQSIDLVPLDANRYSAIIGTRSYVFELYQRLDQLYLVYRNHQFRLNVANERDQLVNRMKKVSSDTHGAVTVTAPMPGHVTKLHVSAGVRVTKGDPLLVLEAMKMENDIRSPASGTIQTVHVAEGATVERGTTLLVIH; via the coding sequence ATGAACTATCTGGTAACCATCAGGGATAAAGTCTATTCCTTCACTGTAACCGGGTTTCTTAAAACGAGCGAACCGGGTGACCTCCAATCCATCGATCTGGTTCCGCTGGATGCCAACCGGTATTCGGCCATCATCGGTACCCGCAGCTACGTTTTTGAATTGTATCAGCGGTTGGACCAGTTGTATCTGGTTTACAGAAATCACCAGTTCCGGTTAAACGTTGCGAACGAGCGGGATCAGCTGGTCAACCGGATGAAAAAAGTCAGCTCAGACACACACGGGGCCGTGACGGTAACCGCCCCCATGCCGGGACATGTCACTAAACTTCATGTATCGGCCGGTGTGCGGGTGACCAAGGGAGATCCGTTGCTGGTACTTGAAGCCATGAAAATGGAAAATGACATCCGGTCGCCGGCAAGCGGAACCATTCAAACGGTTCACGTTGCTGAAGGAGCGACTGTTGAACGGGGAACCACTTTACTGGTGATTCACTGA
- the accC gene encoding acetyl-CoA carboxylase biotin carboxylase subunit codes for MPPIRKVLIANRGEIAVRIIRTCHEMGLETVAVFSEPDRTALHVRMADEAIPLGGEKSADSYLVVEKLLDAARRTGADAIHPGYGFLSENAAFAEAVGKAGLIFIGPSPESIRMMGDKTSARQALTGTSVPLAPGTREAIPSLEEAVKIAASIGYPVLVKASAGGGGKGMRIIQSESELEKGFLASKNEARNAFGDDRVYIEKYLTSPRHIEFQILADSHGNIVHLFERDCSIQRRHQKVVEEAPSPVLTPDLRQRMGAAAVEVARRCNYTGAGTVEFLLDSNQQFYFLEMNTRLQVEHPVTEWITGLDLVREQIRIANREPLAFRQEDLTIRGHAIECRIYAEDPMNQFLPDTGRVHLHRIPSGPGIRVDSGIVDGMEVTVFYDPMISKLSVWDQTRDGAIRRMSRALEEYSVSGVQTTIPFCQFVMQHEVYQRGEATTHFIQTYFNPDSIEINEEGILKALAVAGLNACHWFARKEPPVLSNSQPLSSDGSVSLWKTRRRYP; via the coding sequence ATGCCTCCCATCAGAAAAGTCCTGATTGCCAACCGCGGGGAGATTGCGGTCCGCATCATCAGGACGTGCCACGAGATGGGTCTGGAAACCGTCGCTGTTTTTTCGGAACCAGACCGGACCGCTCTTCACGTCCGAATGGCCGATGAGGCCATTCCGTTGGGAGGTGAGAAGTCTGCTGACAGCTATCTGGTGGTGGAAAAACTGCTTGATGCTGCCCGGCGGACCGGCGCAGATGCCATTCACCCCGGCTACGGGTTTTTAAGCGAAAATGCTGCCTTTGCCGAGGCTGTGGGCAAAGCAGGACTGATCTTCATCGGGCCTTCACCTGAATCCATCCGGATGATGGGAGATAAAACTTCCGCCAGACAAGCTCTGACCGGAACGTCGGTTCCGTTGGCACCGGGTACCCGGGAGGCCATCCCATCGTTGGAAGAAGCGGTAAAAATCGCTGCCTCAATCGGCTATCCGGTTCTTGTGAAAGCCTCGGCCGGGGGTGGCGGAAAGGGAATGCGGATCATTCAATCAGAATCGGAATTGGAAAAGGGATTTCTTGCTTCTAAAAATGAGGCACGAAATGCCTTCGGAGATGACAGGGTTTACATCGAGAAATACCTGACCTCGCCCCGGCATATCGAATTTCAGATTCTGGCCGATTCACACGGAAACATTGTCCACCTGTTCGAAAGGGACTGCTCTATTCAGCGGCGGCATCAGAAAGTGGTCGAGGAAGCACCCAGTCCTGTTCTGACGCCTGACCTGAGACAACGGATGGGAGCAGCCGCTGTGGAAGTGGCCCGTCGCTGCAATTACACCGGGGCAGGAACAGTCGAGTTTCTGCTCGATTCAAACCAGCAGTTTTACTTTCTTGAAATGAATACCCGTCTGCAGGTCGAACATCCGGTTACCGAGTGGATCACCGGGCTTGATCTGGTTCGTGAGCAGATTCGAATCGCCAACCGAGAACCGCTGGCCTTCCGTCAGGAGGACCTGACCATTCGCGGACATGCCATCGAGTGCCGGATTTATGCCGAAGATCCCATGAACCAGTTTCTACCCGATACAGGTCGTGTGCATCTTCACCGGATTCCATCCGGGCCCGGGATACGGGTCGATTCAGGAATTGTGGATGGTATGGAGGTTACGGTCTTTTATGACCCGATGATTTCCAAACTGTCTGTCTGGGATCAGACCCGGGATGGAGCCATCCGGCGGATGAGCCGTGCCTTGGAAGAATATTCAGTTTCGGGAGTCCAGACCACGATACCCTTCTGTCAGTTCGTAATGCAGCATGAAGTCTATCAGCGCGGTGAGGCCACCACCCATTTTATTCAAACCTATTTTAACCCGGATTCCATCGAAATCAATGAAGAAGGCATACTGAAAGCTCTTGCAGTTGCTGGCTTGAATGCCTGCCATTGGTTTGCCCGAAAGGAACCGCCGGTGCTGTCTAACAGTCAGCCCCTTTCTTCTGATGGATCGGTTTCACTCTGGAAAACACGCCGGAGGTATCCATGA